The following is a genomic window from Hymenobacter sp. APR13.
CTTACGCCCGGGCTTCCACGTCGGCCAGAACCCGGCCGCAGTGCTCGCACACGATGATTTTCTTGTGGGCGATGATGTCGGCCTGGCGCTGCGGGGGCACCGTGTTGAAGCAGCCGCCGCAGGCGTCGCGCTTCACCGTCACCACGGCCAGGCCGTTGCGCACGTTGCCGCGGATGCGGGTGTAGGCGGTGTAGAGACGCTCCTCGATGGGCTGCTTGGCGCCTTCGCGCTCATCCAGCAGCTTTTTCTCGTCGGCTTCGCTTTCGCCTACGATGACGTTCAGCTCGCCTTTCTTGTTCTCAAGGTCTTTCTTGCGCTCTTCCAGCTTCTGCTTGGTGCCACCAATCTCCACATTCTTCATGTCGATCTGGTACTGGGCCTCCTTGATTTTCTTTTCAGAAATCTGGATTTCCAGCTTCTGCAACTCGATTTCCTTGGCAATAGCCTCGTACTCGCGGTTGTTGCGCACGTTCTGCTGCTGGTCTTCGTAGCGCTTGATCAGGCCGTCGGCATCTTTGGCGGCCTGCTTGCGCTGTTTGATCTGGTCGTTGAGGCCGGAGATTTCCTCGTCGAACTTGCTTACGCGTACCTCGTAGCCGGCAATTTCGTCTTCCAGGTCGCGTACTTCTTCGGGCAAATCGCCGCGCACGCGCCGGATTTCGTCGAGCTGCGAGTCAATGCGTTGCAGGTTGAGCAGGGCTTCCAGCTTGCTGGCAACGGGGGCATCGGCCGGGGCAGTGGCGACGGTCTTAGCAGTCATATCGGACGGGGTTGGTGTAGGTCTCGGCAATGAAGAGCGCAAAAGTACTTCCAAACTTGGCGGTAAGCAAATCCCGGAAGATTTCGCCGGTGAATTGTTCGCTCTCAAAGTGTCCTACGTCGCAGAGCAGCAATTGGCCTTCCGCCAGGAAATATTCGTGGTATTTCAGGTCGCCGGTCACGTAAGCGTCGGCGCCGGCGGCGCGGGCTTTGCCAATCAGAAAGCTGCCCGCCCCGCCGCAGATGGCTACTTTTTTGATTGGTTGACTGAAGTCGGTGTGCTTCACCACGGGCACGCCGAGGGCGTCTTTGAGGCGCTGCCGGAACTCCGCCGCGCTCAGGGCCTCGGGTAGCTCGCCCACCATGCCGGAGCCCACTTCCTGGTTTTCGT
Proteins encoded in this region:
- a CDS encoding zinc ribbon domain-containing protein, whose protein sequence is MTAKTVATAPADAPVASKLEALLNLQRIDSQLDEIRRVRGDLPEEVRDLEDEIAGYEVRVSKFDEEISGLNDQIKQRKQAAKDADGLIKRYEDQQQNVRNNREYEAIAKEIELQKLEIQISEKKIKEAQYQIDMKNVEIGGTKQKLEERKKDLENKKGELNVIVGESEADEKKLLDEREGAKQPIEERLYTAYTRIRGNVRNGLAVVTVKRDACGGCFNTVPPQRQADIIAHKKIIVCEHCGRVLADVEARA